One Bos taurus isolate L1 Dominette 01449 registration number 42190680 breed Hereford chromosome 16, ARS-UCD2.0, whole genome shotgun sequence DNA window includes the following coding sequences:
- the DVL1 gene encoding segment polarity protein dishevelled homolog DVL-1 isoform X3 — MAETKIIYHMDEEETPYLVKLPVAPERVTLADFKNVLSNRPVHAYKFFFKSMDQDFGVVKEEISDDNAKLPCFNGRVVSWLVLAEGAHSDAGSQGTDGHTDLPPPLERTGGIGDSRPPSFHRDGMDNETGTESLVSHRRERARRRNREEAARTNGHPRGDRRRDLGLPPDSASTVLSSELESSSFIDSDEDDNTSRLSSSTEQSTSSRLIRKHKRRRRKQRLRQTDRASSFSSITDSTMSLNIITVTLNMERHHFLGISIVGQSNDRGDGGIYIGSIMKGGAVAADGRIEPGDMLLQVNDVNFENMSNDDAVRVLREIVSQTGPISLTVAKCWDPTPRSYFTIPRADPVRPIDPAAWLSHTAALTGALPRYGTSPCSSAVTRTSSSSLTSSVPGAPQLEEAPLTVKSDMGAVVRVMQLPDSGLEIRDRMWLKITIANAVIGADVVDWLYAHLEGFRERREARKYASSMLKRGFLRHTVNKVTFSEQCYYVFGDLCSSEWGCGVESQKGRPPSPPSPALPLPSPLADLAALNLNSGSSGASDQDTLAPLPHPAAPWPLGQGYPYQYPGPPPCFPPAYQDPGFGYGSGSAGSQQSEGSKSSGSTRSAGGSSRRALGREKESRSAGAGGSGSESDHTVPSGAGGSGWRERPPSQLSRGSSPRSQASAAAPGLPPLHPLTKAYSVVGGPPGGPPVRELAAVPPELTGSRQSFQKAMGNPCEFFVDIM; from the exons GGTTGTAAAGGAGGAGATCTCTGACGATAATGCCAAGCTGCCCTGCTTCAACGGCCGTGTGGTCTCCTGG CTGGTTCTGGCTGAGGGTGCTCACTCGGATGCAGGGTCTCAGGGCACTGATGGACACACAGACCTGCCCCCGCCTCTTGAGCGGACAGGTGGCATCGGGGACTCCCGGCCTCCCTCCTTCCA CCGCGATGGGATGGATAACGAGACTGGCACGGAGTCACTGGTCAGCCACCGGCGGGAGCGAGCCCGACGCCGGAACCGTGAAGAGG CAGCCCGGACCAACGGGCACCCAAGGGGGGACCGGCGGCGGGACCTGGGGCTGCCCCCTGACAGTGCGTCCACCGTGCTGAGCAGTGAACTTGAGTCCAGCAGCTTCATCGACTCGGATGAAGATGACAACACAAGCcg GCTGAGTAGCTCCACGGAGCAGAGCACCTCCTCCAGGCTCATCCGGAAACACAAGCGCCGGCGGCGGAAACAGCGCCTGCGGCAGACAGACCGG GCCTCCTCTTTCAGCAGCATCACGGACTCCACCATGTCCCTCAACATCATCACCGTCACACTCAACATGG AGAGGCACCACTTCCTGGGCATCAGCATCGTGGGCCAGAGCAATGACCGGGGCGACGGTGGCATCTACATCGGCTCCATCATGAAGGGTGGGGCTGTTGCTGCTGATGGCCGCATCGAGCCAGGCGACATGCTGCTGCAG GTGAACGACGTCAACTTCGAGAACATGAGCAACGATGATGCTGTGCGAGTCCTGCGGGAGATTGTGTCCCAGACGGG GCCCATCAGCCTCACGGTGGCCAAGTGCTGGGACCCAACGCCCCGCAGCTACTTCACCATCCCGAGGG CGGATCCAGTTCGGCCCATCGACCCAGCTGCCTGGCTGTCCCACACGGCAGCATTGACGGGAGCCCTGCCCCGCTATGGTACGAGCCCCTGCTCCAGCGCCGTCACGCGCACCAGCTCCTCCTCACTAACCAGCTCTGTGCCTGGCGCTCCGC AGCTGGAGGAGGCGCCGCTGACGGTGAAGAGCGACATGGGTGCTGTTGTCCGGGTCATGCAGCTTCCGGACTCGGGCCTGGAAATCCGGGACCGCATGTGGCTCAAGATCACCATCGCCAATGCCGTCATCG GGGCAGATGTGGTGGACTGGCTGTACGCGCACCTGGAGGGCTTCCGCGAGCGGCGGGAGGCGCGCAAGTACGCCAGCAGCATGCTGAAGCGTGGCTTCCTGCGGCACACAGTCAACAAGGTCACCTTCTCAGAGCAGTGCTACTACGTCTTCGGGGACCTGTGCAGCAGTGAGTGGGGCTGCGGAGTGGAGTCCCAGAAGGGAAGGCcgccctccccaccctcacccgcactccctctgccctcccctctcgCAGATCTTGCCGCCCTGAACCTCAACAGTGGCTCTAGTGGGGCTTCTGATCAGGACACGCTGGCCCCACTGCCCCACCCGGCTGCCCCCTGGCCTCTGGGTCAGGGCTACCCCTACCAGTACCCAGGGCCCCCGCCCTGCTTCCCGCCTGCATATCAGGACCCTGGCTTCGGCTACGGCAGCGGCAGTGCTGGGAGTCAGCAGAGTGAAG GAAGCAAAAGCAGTGGGTCCACCCGGAGTGCTGGCGGGAGCAGCCGTCGGGCCTTGGGCCGCGAGAAGGAGAGCCGGTCGGCTGGAGCTGGGGGCAGTGGCAGCGAGTCAGACCACACAGTGCCAAGCGGGGCGGGTGGCAGTGGCTGGCGGGAGCGTCCCCCTAGCCAGCTCAGCCGTGGCAGCAGCCCACGCAGCCAGGCCTCAGCCGCCGCCCCAGGGCTCCCCCCGCTGCACCCCCTGACAAAGGCCTACTCAGTGGTGGGTGGGCCACCTGGGGGGCCACCTGTCCGGGAGCTGGCCGCTGTCCCGCCAGAGCTGACAGGCAGCCGCCAGTCCTTCCAAAAGGCCATGGGGAACCCCTGTGAGTTCTTCGTGGATATCATGTGA
- the DVL1 gene encoding segment polarity protein dishevelled homolog DVL-1 isoform X1, whose protein sequence is MAETKIIYHMDEEETPYLVKLPVAPERVTLADFKNVLSNRPVHAYKFFFKSMDQDFGVVKEEISDDNAKLPCFNGRVVSWLVLAEGAHSDAGSQGTDGHTDLPPPLERTGGIGDSRPPSFHPNVAGSRDGMDNETGTESLVSHRRERARRRNREEAARTNGHPRGDRRRDLGLPPDSASTVLSSELESSSFIDSDEDDNTSRLSSSTEQSTSSRLIRKHKRRRRKQRLRQTDRASSFSSITDSTMSLNIITVTLNMERHHFLGISIVGQSNDRGDGGIYIGSIMKGGAVAADGRIEPGDMLLQVNDVNFENMSNDDAVRVLREIVSQTGPISLTVAKCWDPTPRSYFTIPRADPVRPIDPAAWLSHTAALTGALPRYGTSPCSSAVTRTSSSSLTSSVPGAPQLEEAPLTVKSDMGAVVRVMQLPDSGLEIRDRMWLKITIANAVIGADVVDWLYAHLEGFRERREARKYASSMLKRGFLRHTVNKVTFSEQCYYVFGDLCSSEWGCGVESQKGRPPSPPSPALPLPSPLADLAALNLNSGSSGASDQDTLAPLPHPAAPWPLGQGYPYQYPGPPPCFPPAYQDPGFGYGSGSAGSQQSEGSKSSGSTRSAGGSSRRALGREKESRSAGAGGSGSESDHTVPSGAGGSGWRERPPSQLSRGSSPRSQASAAAPGLPPLHPLTKAYSVVGGPPGGPPVRELAAVPPELTGSRQSFQKAMGNPCEFFVDIM, encoded by the exons GGTTGTAAAGGAGGAGATCTCTGACGATAATGCCAAGCTGCCCTGCTTCAACGGCCGTGTGGTCTCCTGG CTGGTTCTGGCTGAGGGTGCTCACTCGGATGCAGGGTCTCAGGGCACTGATGGACACACAGACCTGCCCCCGCCTCTTGAGCGGACAGGTGGCATCGGGGACTCCCGGCCTCCCTCCTTCCA CCCGAATGTGGCCGGCAGCCGCGATGGGATGGATAACGAGACTGGCACGGAGTCACTGGTCAGCCACCGGCGGGAGCGAGCCCGACGCCGGAACCGTGAAGAGG CAGCCCGGACCAACGGGCACCCAAGGGGGGACCGGCGGCGGGACCTGGGGCTGCCCCCTGACAGTGCGTCCACCGTGCTGAGCAGTGAACTTGAGTCCAGCAGCTTCATCGACTCGGATGAAGATGACAACACAAGCcg GCTGAGTAGCTCCACGGAGCAGAGCACCTCCTCCAGGCTCATCCGGAAACACAAGCGCCGGCGGCGGAAACAGCGCCTGCGGCAGACAGACCGG GCCTCCTCTTTCAGCAGCATCACGGACTCCACCATGTCCCTCAACATCATCACCGTCACACTCAACATGG AGAGGCACCACTTCCTGGGCATCAGCATCGTGGGCCAGAGCAATGACCGGGGCGACGGTGGCATCTACATCGGCTCCATCATGAAGGGTGGGGCTGTTGCTGCTGATGGCCGCATCGAGCCAGGCGACATGCTGCTGCAG GTGAACGACGTCAACTTCGAGAACATGAGCAACGATGATGCTGTGCGAGTCCTGCGGGAGATTGTGTCCCAGACGGG GCCCATCAGCCTCACGGTGGCCAAGTGCTGGGACCCAACGCCCCGCAGCTACTTCACCATCCCGAGGG CGGATCCAGTTCGGCCCATCGACCCAGCTGCCTGGCTGTCCCACACGGCAGCATTGACGGGAGCCCTGCCCCGCTATGGTACGAGCCCCTGCTCCAGCGCCGTCACGCGCACCAGCTCCTCCTCACTAACCAGCTCTGTGCCTGGCGCTCCGC AGCTGGAGGAGGCGCCGCTGACGGTGAAGAGCGACATGGGTGCTGTTGTCCGGGTCATGCAGCTTCCGGACTCGGGCCTGGAAATCCGGGACCGCATGTGGCTCAAGATCACCATCGCCAATGCCGTCATCG GGGCAGATGTGGTGGACTGGCTGTACGCGCACCTGGAGGGCTTCCGCGAGCGGCGGGAGGCGCGCAAGTACGCCAGCAGCATGCTGAAGCGTGGCTTCCTGCGGCACACAGTCAACAAGGTCACCTTCTCAGAGCAGTGCTACTACGTCTTCGGGGACCTGTGCAGCAGTGAGTGGGGCTGCGGAGTGGAGTCCCAGAAGGGAAGGCcgccctccccaccctcacccgcactccctctgccctcccctctcgCAGATCTTGCCGCCCTGAACCTCAACAGTGGCTCTAGTGGGGCTTCTGATCAGGACACGCTGGCCCCACTGCCCCACCCGGCTGCCCCCTGGCCTCTGGGTCAGGGCTACCCCTACCAGTACCCAGGGCCCCCGCCCTGCTTCCCGCCTGCATATCAGGACCCTGGCTTCGGCTACGGCAGCGGCAGTGCTGGGAGTCAGCAGAGTGAAG GAAGCAAAAGCAGTGGGTCCACCCGGAGTGCTGGCGGGAGCAGCCGTCGGGCCTTGGGCCGCGAGAAGGAGAGCCGGTCGGCTGGAGCTGGGGGCAGTGGCAGCGAGTCAGACCACACAGTGCCAAGCGGGGCGGGTGGCAGTGGCTGGCGGGAGCGTCCCCCTAGCCAGCTCAGCCGTGGCAGCAGCCCACGCAGCCAGGCCTCAGCCGCCGCCCCAGGGCTCCCCCCGCTGCACCCCCTGACAAAGGCCTACTCAGTGGTGGGTGGGCCACCTGGGGGGCCACCTGTCCGGGAGCTGGCCGCTGTCCCGCCAGAGCTGACAGGCAGCCGCCAGTCCTTCCAAAAGGCCATGGGGAACCCCTGTGAGTTCTTCGTGGATATCATGTGA
- the DVL1 gene encoding segment polarity protein dishevelled homolog DVL-1 isoform X4 encodes MAETKIIYHMDEEETPYLVKLPVAPERVTLADFKNVLSNRPVHAYKFFFKSMDQDFGVVKEEISDDNAKLPCFNGRVVSWLVLAEGAHSDAGSQGTDGHTDLPPPLERTGGIGDSRPPSFHPNVAGSRDGMDNETGTESLVSHRRERARRRNREEAARTNGHPRGDRRRDLGLPPDSASTVLSSELESSSFIDSDEDDNTSRLSSSTEQSTSSRLIRKHKRRRRKQRLRQTDRASSFSSITDSTMSLNIITVTLNMERHHFLGISIVGQSNDRGDGGIYIGSIMKGGAVAADGRIEPGDMLLQVNDVNFENMSNDDAVRVLREIVSQTGPISLTVAKCWDPTPRSYFTIPRADPVRPIDPAAWLSHTAALTGALPRYELEEAPLTVKSDMGAVVRVMQLPDSGLEIRDRMWLKITIANAVIGADVVDWLYAHLEGFRERREARKYASSMLKRGFLRHTVNKVTFSEQCYYVFGDLCSSEWGCGVESQKGRPPSPPSPALPLPSPLADLAALNLNSGSSGASDQDTLAPLPHPAAPWPLGQGYPYQYPGPPPCFPPAYQDPGFGYGSGSAGSQQSEGSKSSGSTRSAGGSSRRALGREKESRSAGAGGSGSESDHTVPSGAGGSGWRERPPSQLSRGSSPRSQASAAAPGLPPLHPLTKAYSVVGGPPGGPPVRELAAVPPELTGSRQSFQKAMGNPCEFFVDIM; translated from the exons GGTTGTAAAGGAGGAGATCTCTGACGATAATGCCAAGCTGCCCTGCTTCAACGGCCGTGTGGTCTCCTGG CTGGTTCTGGCTGAGGGTGCTCACTCGGATGCAGGGTCTCAGGGCACTGATGGACACACAGACCTGCCCCCGCCTCTTGAGCGGACAGGTGGCATCGGGGACTCCCGGCCTCCCTCCTTCCA CCCGAATGTGGCCGGCAGCCGCGATGGGATGGATAACGAGACTGGCACGGAGTCACTGGTCAGCCACCGGCGGGAGCGAGCCCGACGCCGGAACCGTGAAGAGG CAGCCCGGACCAACGGGCACCCAAGGGGGGACCGGCGGCGGGACCTGGGGCTGCCCCCTGACAGTGCGTCCACCGTGCTGAGCAGTGAACTTGAGTCCAGCAGCTTCATCGACTCGGATGAAGATGACAACACAAGCcg GCTGAGTAGCTCCACGGAGCAGAGCACCTCCTCCAGGCTCATCCGGAAACACAAGCGCCGGCGGCGGAAACAGCGCCTGCGGCAGACAGACCGG GCCTCCTCTTTCAGCAGCATCACGGACTCCACCATGTCCCTCAACATCATCACCGTCACACTCAACATGG AGAGGCACCACTTCCTGGGCATCAGCATCGTGGGCCAGAGCAATGACCGGGGCGACGGTGGCATCTACATCGGCTCCATCATGAAGGGTGGGGCTGTTGCTGCTGATGGCCGCATCGAGCCAGGCGACATGCTGCTGCAG GTGAACGACGTCAACTTCGAGAACATGAGCAACGATGATGCTGTGCGAGTCCTGCGGGAGATTGTGTCCCAGACGGG GCCCATCAGCCTCACGGTGGCCAAGTGCTGGGACCCAACGCCCCGCAGCTACTTCACCATCCCGAGGG CGGATCCAGTTCGGCCCATCGACCCAGCTGCCTGGCTGTCCCACACGGCAGCATTGACGGGAGCCCTGCCCCGCTATG AGCTGGAGGAGGCGCCGCTGACGGTGAAGAGCGACATGGGTGCTGTTGTCCGGGTCATGCAGCTTCCGGACTCGGGCCTGGAAATCCGGGACCGCATGTGGCTCAAGATCACCATCGCCAATGCCGTCATCG GGGCAGATGTGGTGGACTGGCTGTACGCGCACCTGGAGGGCTTCCGCGAGCGGCGGGAGGCGCGCAAGTACGCCAGCAGCATGCTGAAGCGTGGCTTCCTGCGGCACACAGTCAACAAGGTCACCTTCTCAGAGCAGTGCTACTACGTCTTCGGGGACCTGTGCAGCAGTGAGTGGGGCTGCGGAGTGGAGTCCCAGAAGGGAAGGCcgccctccccaccctcacccgcactccctctgccctcccctctcgCAGATCTTGCCGCCCTGAACCTCAACAGTGGCTCTAGTGGGGCTTCTGATCAGGACACGCTGGCCCCACTGCCCCACCCGGCTGCCCCCTGGCCTCTGGGTCAGGGCTACCCCTACCAGTACCCAGGGCCCCCGCCCTGCTTCCCGCCTGCATATCAGGACCCTGGCTTCGGCTACGGCAGCGGCAGTGCTGGGAGTCAGCAGAGTGAAG GAAGCAAAAGCAGTGGGTCCACCCGGAGTGCTGGCGGGAGCAGCCGTCGGGCCTTGGGCCGCGAGAAGGAGAGCCGGTCGGCTGGAGCTGGGGGCAGTGGCAGCGAGTCAGACCACACAGTGCCAAGCGGGGCGGGTGGCAGTGGCTGGCGGGAGCGTCCCCCTAGCCAGCTCAGCCGTGGCAGCAGCCCACGCAGCCAGGCCTCAGCCGCCGCCCCAGGGCTCCCCCCGCTGCACCCCCTGACAAAGGCCTACTCAGTGGTGGGTGGGCCACCTGGGGGGCCACCTGTCCGGGAGCTGGCCGCTGTCCCGCCAGAGCTGACAGGCAGCCGCCAGTCCTTCCAAAAGGCCATGGGGAACCCCTGTGAGTTCTTCGTGGATATCATGTGA
- the DVL1 gene encoding segment polarity protein dishevelled homolog DVL-1 isoform X6, giving the protein MAETKIIYHMDEEETPYLVKLPVAPERVTLADFKNVLSNRPVHAYKFFFKSMDQDFGVVKEEISDDNAKLPCFNGRVVSWLVLAEGAHSDAGSQGTDGHTDLPPPLERTGGIGDSRPPSFHPNVAGSRDGMDNETGTESLVSHRRERARRRNREEAARTNGHPRGDRRRDLGLPPDSASTVLSSELESSSFIDSDEDDNTSRLSSSTEQSTSSRLIRKHKRRRRKQRLRQTDRASSFSSITDSTMSLNIITVTLNMERHHFLGISIVGQSNDRGDGGIYIGSIMKGGAVAADGRIEPGDMLLQVNDVNFENMSNDDAVRVLREIVSQTGPISLTVAKCWDPTPRSYFTIPRADPVRPIDPAAWLSHTAALTGALPRYELEEAPLTVKSDMGAVVRVMQLPDSGLEIRDRMWLKITIANAVIGADVVDWLYAHLEGFRERREARKYASSMLKRGFLRHTVNKVTFSEQCYYVFGDLCSNLAALNLNSGSSGASDQDTLAPLPHPAAPWPLGQGYPYQYPGPPPCFPPAYQDPGFGYGSGSAGSQQSEGSKSSGSTRSAGGSSRRALGREKESRSAGAGGSGSESDHTVPSGAGGSGWRERPPSQLSRGSSPRSQASAAAPGLPPLHPLTKAYSVVGGPPGGPPVRELAAVPPELTGSRQSFQKAMGNPCEFFVDIM; this is encoded by the exons GGTTGTAAAGGAGGAGATCTCTGACGATAATGCCAAGCTGCCCTGCTTCAACGGCCGTGTGGTCTCCTGG CTGGTTCTGGCTGAGGGTGCTCACTCGGATGCAGGGTCTCAGGGCACTGATGGACACACAGACCTGCCCCCGCCTCTTGAGCGGACAGGTGGCATCGGGGACTCCCGGCCTCCCTCCTTCCA CCCGAATGTGGCCGGCAGCCGCGATGGGATGGATAACGAGACTGGCACGGAGTCACTGGTCAGCCACCGGCGGGAGCGAGCCCGACGCCGGAACCGTGAAGAGG CAGCCCGGACCAACGGGCACCCAAGGGGGGACCGGCGGCGGGACCTGGGGCTGCCCCCTGACAGTGCGTCCACCGTGCTGAGCAGTGAACTTGAGTCCAGCAGCTTCATCGACTCGGATGAAGATGACAACACAAGCcg GCTGAGTAGCTCCACGGAGCAGAGCACCTCCTCCAGGCTCATCCGGAAACACAAGCGCCGGCGGCGGAAACAGCGCCTGCGGCAGACAGACCGG GCCTCCTCTTTCAGCAGCATCACGGACTCCACCATGTCCCTCAACATCATCACCGTCACACTCAACATGG AGAGGCACCACTTCCTGGGCATCAGCATCGTGGGCCAGAGCAATGACCGGGGCGACGGTGGCATCTACATCGGCTCCATCATGAAGGGTGGGGCTGTTGCTGCTGATGGCCGCATCGAGCCAGGCGACATGCTGCTGCAG GTGAACGACGTCAACTTCGAGAACATGAGCAACGATGATGCTGTGCGAGTCCTGCGGGAGATTGTGTCCCAGACGGG GCCCATCAGCCTCACGGTGGCCAAGTGCTGGGACCCAACGCCCCGCAGCTACTTCACCATCCCGAGGG CGGATCCAGTTCGGCCCATCGACCCAGCTGCCTGGCTGTCCCACACGGCAGCATTGACGGGAGCCCTGCCCCGCTATG AGCTGGAGGAGGCGCCGCTGACGGTGAAGAGCGACATGGGTGCTGTTGTCCGGGTCATGCAGCTTCCGGACTCGGGCCTGGAAATCCGGGACCGCATGTGGCTCAAGATCACCATCGCCAATGCCGTCATCG GGGCAGATGTGGTGGACTGGCTGTACGCGCACCTGGAGGGCTTCCGCGAGCGGCGGGAGGCGCGCAAGTACGCCAGCAGCATGCTGAAGCGTGGCTTCCTGCGGCACACAGTCAACAAGGTCACCTTCTCAGAGCAGTGCTACTACGTCTTCGGGGACCTGTGCAGCA ATCTTGCCGCCCTGAACCTCAACAGTGGCTCTAGTGGGGCTTCTGATCAGGACACGCTGGCCCCACTGCCCCACCCGGCTGCCCCCTGGCCTCTGGGTCAGGGCTACCCCTACCAGTACCCAGGGCCCCCGCCCTGCTTCCCGCCTGCATATCAGGACCCTGGCTTCGGCTACGGCAGCGGCAGTGCTGGGAGTCAGCAGAGTGAAG GAAGCAAAAGCAGTGGGTCCACCCGGAGTGCTGGCGGGAGCAGCCGTCGGGCCTTGGGCCGCGAGAAGGAGAGCCGGTCGGCTGGAGCTGGGGGCAGTGGCAGCGAGTCAGACCACACAGTGCCAAGCGGGGCGGGTGGCAGTGGCTGGCGGGAGCGTCCCCCTAGCCAGCTCAGCCGTGGCAGCAGCCCACGCAGCCAGGCCTCAGCCGCCGCCCCAGGGCTCCCCCCGCTGCACCCCCTGACAAAGGCCTACTCAGTGGTGGGTGGGCCACCTGGGGGGCCACCTGTCCGGGAGCTGGCCGCTGTCCCGCCAGAGCTGACAGGCAGCCGCCAGTCCTTCCAAAAGGCCATGGGGAACCCCTGTGAGTTCTTCGTGGATATCATGTGA
- the DVL1 gene encoding segment polarity protein dishevelled homolog DVL-1 isoform X2, translating to MAETKIIYHMDEEETPYLVKLPVAPERVTLADFKNVLSNRPVHAYKFFFKSMDQDFGVVKEEISDDNAKLPCFNGRVVSWLVLAEGAHSDAGSQGTDGHTDLPPPLERTGGIGDSRPPSFHPNVAGSRDGMDNETGTESLVSHRRERARRRNREEARTNGHPRGDRRRDLGLPPDSASTVLSSELESSSFIDSDEDDNTSRLSSSTEQSTSSRLIRKHKRRRRKQRLRQTDRASSFSSITDSTMSLNIITVTLNMERHHFLGISIVGQSNDRGDGGIYIGSIMKGGAVAADGRIEPGDMLLQVNDVNFENMSNDDAVRVLREIVSQTGPISLTVAKCWDPTPRSYFTIPRADPVRPIDPAAWLSHTAALTGALPRYGTSPCSSAVTRTSSSSLTSSVPGAPQLEEAPLTVKSDMGAVVRVMQLPDSGLEIRDRMWLKITIANAVIGADVVDWLYAHLEGFRERREARKYASSMLKRGFLRHTVNKVTFSEQCYYVFGDLCSSEWGCGVESQKGRPPSPPSPALPLPSPLADLAALNLNSGSSGASDQDTLAPLPHPAAPWPLGQGYPYQYPGPPPCFPPAYQDPGFGYGSGSAGSQQSEGSKSSGSTRSAGGSSRRALGREKESRSAGAGGSGSESDHTVPSGAGGSGWRERPPSQLSRGSSPRSQASAAAPGLPPLHPLTKAYSVVGGPPGGPPVRELAAVPPELTGSRQSFQKAMGNPCEFFVDIM from the exons GGTTGTAAAGGAGGAGATCTCTGACGATAATGCCAAGCTGCCCTGCTTCAACGGCCGTGTGGTCTCCTGG CTGGTTCTGGCTGAGGGTGCTCACTCGGATGCAGGGTCTCAGGGCACTGATGGACACACAGACCTGCCCCCGCCTCTTGAGCGGACAGGTGGCATCGGGGACTCCCGGCCTCCCTCCTTCCA CCCGAATGTGGCCGGCAGCCGCGATGGGATGGATAACGAGACTGGCACGGAGTCACTGGTCAGCCACCGGCGGGAGCGAGCCCGACGCCGGAACCGTGAAGAGG CCCGGACCAACGGGCACCCAAGGGGGGACCGGCGGCGGGACCTGGGGCTGCCCCCTGACAGTGCGTCCACCGTGCTGAGCAGTGAACTTGAGTCCAGCAGCTTCATCGACTCGGATGAAGATGACAACACAAGCcg GCTGAGTAGCTCCACGGAGCAGAGCACCTCCTCCAGGCTCATCCGGAAACACAAGCGCCGGCGGCGGAAACAGCGCCTGCGGCAGACAGACCGG GCCTCCTCTTTCAGCAGCATCACGGACTCCACCATGTCCCTCAACATCATCACCGTCACACTCAACATGG AGAGGCACCACTTCCTGGGCATCAGCATCGTGGGCCAGAGCAATGACCGGGGCGACGGTGGCATCTACATCGGCTCCATCATGAAGGGTGGGGCTGTTGCTGCTGATGGCCGCATCGAGCCAGGCGACATGCTGCTGCAG GTGAACGACGTCAACTTCGAGAACATGAGCAACGATGATGCTGTGCGAGTCCTGCGGGAGATTGTGTCCCAGACGGG GCCCATCAGCCTCACGGTGGCCAAGTGCTGGGACCCAACGCCCCGCAGCTACTTCACCATCCCGAGGG CGGATCCAGTTCGGCCCATCGACCCAGCTGCCTGGCTGTCCCACACGGCAGCATTGACGGGAGCCCTGCCCCGCTATGGTACGAGCCCCTGCTCCAGCGCCGTCACGCGCACCAGCTCCTCCTCACTAACCAGCTCTGTGCCTGGCGCTCCGC AGCTGGAGGAGGCGCCGCTGACGGTGAAGAGCGACATGGGTGCTGTTGTCCGGGTCATGCAGCTTCCGGACTCGGGCCTGGAAATCCGGGACCGCATGTGGCTCAAGATCACCATCGCCAATGCCGTCATCG GGGCAGATGTGGTGGACTGGCTGTACGCGCACCTGGAGGGCTTCCGCGAGCGGCGGGAGGCGCGCAAGTACGCCAGCAGCATGCTGAAGCGTGGCTTCCTGCGGCACACAGTCAACAAGGTCACCTTCTCAGAGCAGTGCTACTACGTCTTCGGGGACCTGTGCAGCAGTGAGTGGGGCTGCGGAGTGGAGTCCCAGAAGGGAAGGCcgccctccccaccctcacccgcactccctctgccctcccctctcgCAGATCTTGCCGCCCTGAACCTCAACAGTGGCTCTAGTGGGGCTTCTGATCAGGACACGCTGGCCCCACTGCCCCACCCGGCTGCCCCCTGGCCTCTGGGTCAGGGCTACCCCTACCAGTACCCAGGGCCCCCGCCCTGCTTCCCGCCTGCATATCAGGACCCTGGCTTCGGCTACGGCAGCGGCAGTGCTGGGAGTCAGCAGAGTGAAG GAAGCAAAAGCAGTGGGTCCACCCGGAGTGCTGGCGGGAGCAGCCGTCGGGCCTTGGGCCGCGAGAAGGAGAGCCGGTCGGCTGGAGCTGGGGGCAGTGGCAGCGAGTCAGACCACACAGTGCCAAGCGGGGCGGGTGGCAGTGGCTGGCGGGAGCGTCCCCCTAGCCAGCTCAGCCGTGGCAGCAGCCCACGCAGCCAGGCCTCAGCCGCCGCCCCAGGGCTCCCCCCGCTGCACCCCCTGACAAAGGCCTACTCAGTGGTGGGTGGGCCACCTGGGGGGCCACCTGTCCGGGAGCTGGCCGCTGTCCCGCCAGAGCTGACAGGCAGCCGCCAGTCCTTCCAAAAGGCCATGGGGAACCCCTGTGAGTTCTTCGTGGATATCATGTGA